Proteins encoded by one window of Thalassoroseus pseudoceratinae:
- a CDS encoding PAS domain-containing sensor histidine kinase, whose protein sequence is MKDLIDSIYRTEFEHSQHPLLVVDCATNRVVHFNLQAMMLLRYPAGILVETPWDTLAEFPSKRTKQFPLQQSPDSEFQPATIRCGDGSQVDVQVRSESISFFSRDCELVHFRLGNETAIPPMVRDLELPSDEDRIQFENLQAEERWQLLSTEVPGLIYQTCGPTDRIEFRVPYINDRVDDYLGWSAAEIYESPLRLLQGIYPEDWSRYCDTALAAMGKLSPFEIELRLFSRQTGAVRWFRVCSRPRVLDNGDQLWSGLALDISEQRSSRESLQLLNRKLEARVEERSRELVEAQTKLIDLQATMCRASRFNLIRQLAAGWAHQVHQPLAAIANYAAVGKRNEETGSSQLRLFEEIQSEALRAGELLREIRSFVSEQLREPGDHNLSEIVNRALELARVVFQENNIDFQVDLPTHAPTVKVDENHLIQVIFDLFMNSVEAMTAAEIENPRIWIRLESLENRVELTIEDVGPGVPEQGHAQVFDEFYTTKENSLGLGLPMSRAVVETYGGTLKLIPDAEHTAFQLVLPRIPTGQSIVPSE, encoded by the coding sequence ATGAAGGACCTCATCGATTCTATCTATCGAACAGAGTTCGAGCATTCGCAACACCCGCTGCTTGTTGTCGATTGTGCGACCAACCGAGTCGTACATTTTAACTTGCAAGCGATGATGCTCCTGCGTTATCCGGCAGGCATCCTCGTGGAAACACCCTGGGACACCCTTGCAGAATTTCCATCGAAGAGGACCAAACAATTCCCGTTGCAGCAAAGTCCCGACAGCGAATTTCAACCGGCGACAATCCGGTGTGGAGACGGCTCTCAGGTTGATGTCCAAGTCCGTTCCGAGTCCATCAGCTTTTTCAGTCGAGACTGTGAGCTCGTCCACTTTCGCTTGGGAAATGAAACCGCAATTCCGCCGATGGTCCGGGATTTGGAGCTTCCTTCGGACGAGGACCGAATCCAATTTGAGAACCTGCAAGCCGAGGAGCGTTGGCAACTACTTTCGACTGAAGTGCCCGGTCTGATCTACCAAACATGCGGACCGACCGATCGGATTGAGTTCCGTGTCCCATATATCAATGACCGAGTTGACGACTATCTCGGCTGGTCTGCGGCCGAGATTTACGAGTCGCCGCTGCGATTATTGCAGGGAATTTATCCGGAGGATTGGTCCCGATATTGCGACACGGCCCTCGCAGCGATGGGAAAACTCTCCCCCTTCGAGATTGAGCTGCGATTGTTCTCCAGACAGACCGGTGCGGTGCGGTGGTTTCGTGTTTGCTCGCGTCCTCGCGTCCTTGATAATGGTGATCAACTTTGGTCGGGATTGGCTTTGGACATCAGCGAGCAACGTTCCTCTCGCGAGTCGCTCCAATTGCTCAATCGGAAACTCGAGGCCCGAGTTGAAGAACGGTCTCGCGAGTTGGTGGAAGCGCAAACCAAGCTGATCGATCTTCAGGCGACGATGTGTCGGGCGAGCCGTTTCAATTTGATTCGGCAACTCGCCGCCGGTTGGGCACACCAGGTTCACCAACCACTGGCAGCCATCGCAAACTATGCAGCTGTCGGAAAACGGAACGAAGAGACAGGTAGTTCCCAACTGAGGCTCTTTGAAGAAATCCAGAGCGAAGCGTTGCGTGCCGGCGAGTTACTACGGGAGATTCGATCGTTTGTCTCCGAGCAACTTCGGGAACCCGGTGATCACAATCTTTCGGAGATTGTGAACCGAGCATTGGAACTTGCCCGCGTAGTCTTCCAGGAGAACAACATTGATTTCCAAGTTGATTTGCCGACACATGCCCCCACCGTCAAAGTCGATGAGAATCATTTGATTCAGGTGATTTTCGACCTGTTCATGAATTCTGTCGAAGCGATGACGGCCGCCGAAATTGAAAACCCTCGAATTTGGATCCGGCTCGAATCACTCGAGAACCGTGTGGAGTTGACCATCGAAGATGTCGGGCCCGGGGTCCCCGAGCAGGGTCACGCCCAAGTCTTCGATGAATTCTACACCACTAAAGAAAACTCATTGGGATTGGGTCTGCCGATGAGCCGAGCGGTTGTCGAGACATACGGGGGAACGCTTAAACTCATCCCGGATGCAGAACACACCGCTTTTCAATTAGTTCTTCCTCGAATTCCCACTGGTCAATCCATCGTGCCTAGCGAATGA
- the ispE gene encoding 4-(cytidine 5'-diphospho)-2-C-methyl-D-erythritol kinase, which yields MRFRSIGHALAVDTPAKLNLFLRVIGRRSDGFHDLETVMVAIDLFDAMVFERIDSAPSGETRLSVDQSQIGGDPLPTDSRNLIRKAVDLVREQSGRSEPIGIRVTKRIPMQAGLAGGSSNAAATLGSLNRIWELGWSRDRLLELGGELGSDVNFFLGPTSTALCSGRGEVIQPVPSVGGRPVVVIHPPTGLSTAKVFQQCTPNPDGPSASEFVTQLKKQPEVVFSSHLYNTLETPARAMNADINDVSSTLDRESVIGHLMSGSGSSCFAICRSHRQARTVAARLRAKRIGRVFVARTLF from the coding sequence ATGCGGTTTCGGTCGATTGGCCATGCATTGGCGGTCGATACACCCGCCAAGCTCAACCTCTTTCTTCGCGTCATTGGACGACGAAGCGATGGGTTTCACGACCTTGAAACTGTCATGGTCGCAATCGATCTCTTTGATGCGATGGTTTTCGAGAGAATCGATTCGGCTCCGAGCGGAGAAACTCGTCTTAGCGTTGATCAATCTCAGATCGGTGGCGACCCGCTTCCCACGGATTCTCGGAACCTTATTCGCAAAGCTGTCGACCTCGTTCGGGAGCAATCTGGACGGTCCGAGCCGATCGGAATTCGTGTGACCAAGCGAATCCCGATGCAAGCGGGGCTTGCGGGTGGGTCGAGCAATGCAGCCGCAACGCTGGGGTCTCTGAATCGAATCTGGGAACTTGGATGGTCGAGGGACCGCTTGCTCGAACTTGGCGGCGAACTTGGCAGTGACGTCAATTTCTTTCTTGGACCGACATCAACAGCTTTGTGCAGTGGGCGGGGCGAAGTCATTCAACCGGTTCCGTCAGTTGGTGGTCGGCCGGTCGTCGTCATCCATCCGCCAACCGGATTGTCGACCGCGAAGGTCTTTCAGCAATGCACACCGAACCCAGATGGCCCATCCGCATCGGAATTTGTGACGCAACTTAAAAAACAACCAGAGGTTGTGTTTTCATCGCATCTTTACAACACGCTGGAAACCCCAGCGCGGGCGATGAATGCAGACATCAACGACGTATCATCAACATTGGATCGAGAGTCCGTCATTGGCCACCTGATGAGTGGCAGCGGGTCCAGCTGCTTCGCGATTTGCCGATCTCATCGGCAAGCTCGAACGGTGGCCGCCCGACTCAGAGCAAAACGCATCGGACGCGTTTTTGTGGCACGCACCTTGTTTTAG
- a CDS encoding DUF455 family protein: MELRHFAERILKSASLEKKLAVPDSPLSDREPGEPWFPTEPVRPANLQFAPARTAPKMPHPNTLRDPQRRGVAHHIMANHELQACEVMARTLVAFPHAPTEFRMGLAKVVQDEQRHTRMHARHAERCGVEFGSLPVNCYIWKKSLEFSSVLDYLAGIPLTFEGANLDHSLEWKTAFDVAGDKKSAACMQVIHDDEIEHVRFGMEWLRQLKTDDQTEWTAFEEHLNWPLRPEKSVGNHFNSAPRLAAGMSAEFIELLRHAWETAEPIGSNTNRPNRQSSDKEAQSNTESK, translated from the coding sequence ATGGAACTCCGCCATTTTGCGGAGCGGATCTTAAAGTCCGCGTCCCTTGAGAAAAAACTCGCTGTTCCCGATTCACCCTTGTCGGACCGCGAACCCGGTGAACCATGGTTCCCGACGGAGCCGGTTCGCCCTGCGAATCTTCAGTTCGCACCGGCTCGGACTGCTCCAAAGATGCCGCATCCGAACACGTTACGTGACCCGCAGCGTCGTGGAGTGGCTCATCACATCATGGCCAACCACGAACTGCAAGCGTGTGAGGTGATGGCTCGCACTTTGGTGGCGTTTCCCCACGCCCCAACGGAATTTCGCATGGGGCTTGCGAAAGTGGTCCAAGACGAACAACGACACACCAGAATGCATGCCCGGCATGCCGAACGGTGCGGCGTTGAATTCGGTTCCCTGCCGGTGAACTGTTACATTTGGAAGAAGTCGCTGGAGTTCAGCAGCGTGTTGGACTACCTCGCCGGAATTCCATTGACGTTCGAAGGAGCGAATTTAGACCATTCTTTGGAGTGGAAGACCGCGTTCGACGTCGCGGGCGACAAAAAGAGTGCGGCCTGCATGCAAGTGATTCACGACGACGAAATCGAGCATGTTCGTTTTGGGATGGAGTGGCTGCGGCAGTTGAAAACTGATGATCAAACCGAGTGGACCGCGTTCGAGGAACATCTCAATTGGCCGTTGCGTCCGGAGAAATCGGTTGGCAATCATTTCAACTCCGCACCGCGATTGGCGGCCGGGATGAGTGCCGAGTTCATCGAACTTCTACGTCACGCATGGGAAACCGCAGAGCCAATCGGTTCTAACACGAACCGCCCGAATCGTCAGTCCAGCGACAAAGAGGCCCAGTCCAACACAGAGTCCAAATAG
- a CDS encoding sugar transferase: MQICEPIADRSLEVRPTHPEVQWLRRIDTDRPRRHLDEISTTTRFFKRAIDIVLASSMLVVLSPVLLLVAVLIRLTSPGPVLFRQVRVGLNSRRASRRGATTGPVPYERRRTDRRQQFGYGRPFTMYKFRTMRTDAERNGAQFATKGDPRVTRIGRFLRRTRLDELPQLWNILRGDMSMVGPRPERPEFVGKLTADIPDYPQRLGLKPGLTGLAQVVNGYDNDLDGFRRKIRYDLIYMENCSPGNDARILLRTFGVVISGKGAV, from the coding sequence ATGCAAATCTGCGAACCGATTGCGGATCGATCGTTGGAGGTCCGACCGACTCATCCCGAGGTCCAGTGGCTCCGTCGAATCGATACCGATCGACCACGTCGACACCTCGACGAGATCTCGACCACGACTCGTTTCTTCAAACGTGCAATTGACATTGTCCTGGCGTCAAGCATGTTGGTCGTTCTTTCGCCTGTGTTGCTTCTCGTCGCGGTTTTGATTCGACTGACCTCACCAGGGCCGGTACTGTTTCGGCAAGTGCGGGTGGGCTTGAATTCGCGTCGAGCAAGCCGGCGTGGAGCGACAACGGGCCCCGTGCCATACGAACGTCGCCGCACGGACCGTCGGCAACAATTCGGTTACGGTCGCCCTTTTACCATGTACAAGTTTCGCACGATGCGAACCGATGCCGAGCGAAATGGTGCCCAATTCGCCACCAAAGGCGACCCTCGTGTGACTCGGATTGGTCGCTTCCTTCGCCGAACTCGATTGGATGAACTTCCGCAACTCTGGAACATTCTCCGCGGCGATATGTCCATGGTGGGTCCACGTCCGGAGCGTCCGGAATTTGTTGGAAAACTGACCGCCGATATTCCCGACTATCCACAACGACTGGGACTGAAACCCGGGTTGACGGGCTTGGCTCAGGTCGTCAATGGATACGACAACGACTTGGACGGTTTTCGCCGCAAGATTCGTTACGATTTGATCTACATGGAAAATTGCTCGCCCGGCAACGATGCTCGGATTTTGCTGCGAACATTCGGGGTGGTCATCTCTGGTAAAGGGGCCGTGTAG
- a CDS encoding mannose-1-phosphate guanylyltransferase: MLHAVIMAGGSGTRFWPQSRHERPKQLLKLAGERTMIQGTLDRVTPWIPSENAWVVTNRSQAVETSRQLSDVPASQILVEPCGRNTAPCIGLAAIQLLAKDPDAVMLVMPADHVIGPVEVFQDAARRAVSIVEANPDAFVLFGVPPTYPATGFGYIERGESIPAAEGAFQVAGFKEKPDAERAAELVAAGKYYWNCGIFVWRAQAILDALKEYEPTIHTTLMELAHAIEGGFDEALERLFPEMKSISVDHAVLERTAHAAVIEAPFQWDDVGSWEALPRLLSQDENDNTIDGQHCGLKTTGCIIRSLDPDHLIGTAGIEDCIIVHTPDATLVAKKDDPGAVKELVGKLKELGFEGYL, encoded by the coding sequence ATGCTACATGCAGTAATTATGGCGGGAGGCAGTGGAACTCGGTTTTGGCCGCAAAGTCGTCACGAGCGTCCGAAGCAACTGCTGAAGTTGGCGGGTGAACGGACGATGATTCAAGGCACGCTCGACCGTGTCACGCCTTGGATTCCCAGTGAAAATGCCTGGGTGGTGACGAATCGCAGCCAGGCCGTCGAAACATCTCGGCAGCTTTCTGATGTTCCGGCATCGCAAATTCTCGTGGAACCGTGCGGACGCAATACCGCCCCGTGTATCGGATTGGCGGCGATTCAACTGCTCGCGAAAGATCCCGATGCCGTCATGCTGGTCATGCCTGCGGACCATGTCATCGGCCCTGTCGAGGTCTTCCAAGATGCCGCTCGCCGTGCGGTCTCGATCGTCGAAGCGAACCCCGACGCTTTCGTGCTGTTTGGTGTCCCCCCCACATATCCAGCGACCGGCTTTGGTTACATTGAACGTGGTGAAAGTATTCCCGCGGCCGAAGGGGCGTTCCAAGTAGCCGGTTTCAAAGAAAAACCGGATGCCGAACGGGCTGCTGAACTCGTCGCGGCGGGCAAATACTATTGGAATTGTGGCATTTTTGTCTGGCGTGCTCAGGCAATTCTCGATGCGTTGAAAGAATACGAGCCAACGATTCACACCACGTTGATGGAACTCGCCCACGCAATCGAAGGGGGCTTCGATGAAGCCTTGGAACGACTCTTCCCAGAGATGAAATCCATCTCCGTCGATCATGCTGTGCTCGAACGCACCGCTCATGCGGCTGTCATCGAAGCGCCGTTTCAATGGGACGACGTTGGCAGTTGGGAAGCATTGCCGCGATTGCTCTCGCAAGACGAAAACGACAACACCATCGACGGCCAACACTGCGGACTCAAGACGACCGGGTGCATCATTCGTTCGCTGGACCCCGATCACCTCATCGGTACCGCAGGCATCGAAGACTGCATCATCGTGCACACACCGGATGCCACACTCGTCGCGAAGAAAGACGATCCCGGTGCCGTCAAGGAATTAGTCGGCAAACTTAAGGAACTCGGTTTCGAGGGGTACTTGTAA
- a CDS encoding SpoVG family protein, producing the protein MEITEVRIKLMDDPNDRLQAFCSITFDSCFVIRDLKIIQGSKGSFVAMPSRKLTDRCPRCQCKNHLRSQYCNHCGLKLDEERATRNTEGRAKLYADIAHPINSACRELIQERVLTAFEEELELSKSPDYICTYDDYGEESYEDYEYESDTSEDFRPTTPTRTFQDDRDVRHRIEPAQTTPNAPHRGGPRFGNSSSNGHEKTAVSGNYLDTVSNDDGLGFGEGVL; encoded by the coding sequence GTGGAGATCACTGAAGTCCGCATCAAACTCATGGATGACCCGAACGATCGCTTGCAGGCTTTCTGCTCGATCACGTTCGATAGTTGCTTTGTCATTCGAGATTTGAAAATCATCCAAGGGTCCAAGGGGTCGTTCGTTGCGATGCCTAGCCGAAAACTAACGGACCGTTGCCCGCGTTGTCAGTGCAAGAACCATCTGCGTTCCCAATACTGCAATCATTGCGGTCTCAAGCTCGACGAAGAACGAGCGACTCGCAACACCGAAGGTCGAGCGAAACTCTACGCCGATATTGCTCATCCGATCAATTCCGCCTGTCGGGAGCTGATCCAAGAACGTGTGTTGACCGCTTTTGAGGAAGAGCTTGAGCTGTCGAAATCGCCGGACTACATTTGTACCTACGACGATTACGGCGAAGAGTCCTACGAAGATTACGAGTACGAATCGGACACCTCGGAAGACTTCCGACCAACGACACCGACTCGTACTTTTCAAGATGACCGTGACGTGCGTCACCGCATTGAACCGGCTCAGACCACGCCAAATGCCCCTCACCGTGGAGGGCCTCGATTTGGGAATTCTTCGAGTAACGGTCACGAGAAAACAGCGGTGTCTGGCAACTACCTCGACACAGTCTCGAACGACGACGGGCTTGGTTTTGGTGAGGGCGTTCTTTAG
- a CDS encoding DUF1501 domain-containing protein, which translates to MNQLQERTRRHFFAECGVGLGSVALAQLLGRDAVADRLTEPMATQPTHFPARAKNVIFLFMAGGPSHLDLFDFKPELQKHDGEVIPDSYTEGKRFAFLKKNAKLLGTRRKFHRAGECGMELSELLPHTASIADDICLIRSMKTDVFNHGPAKLFTNTGSSRFGRPSMGAWVTYGIGSESSNLPGFVVLQSGPRGPRGGAPLWGSGFLPTTYQGVPFLNGADPILNLSNPAGFDASAQGKFVQTVNQMNSLRHETVNDPEIRTRIAAYEMAYRMQSSAPELMDLRGETETTLNSYGVDPAKPSFARNCLLARRLVEQGTRFVQLYHTDWDHHGNPGTDLGKSLDARCRETDQASAALVKDLKQRGLLEDTLVIWGGEFGRTPQGEPRDSLGRDHHIDAYSLWMAGGGVQGGQVIGRTDDLGYFAVENPVHVHDFQATVLHLLGLDHERLTYRFQGRDFRLTDVAGHVVTQALRANAKTS; encoded by the coding sequence ATGAATCAATTGCAAGAACGCACACGACGACACTTCTTCGCGGAATGCGGAGTCGGTTTAGGCTCGGTGGCATTGGCACAGCTTCTGGGACGAGACGCCGTTGCGGATCGGTTGACGGAACCGATGGCCACACAACCCACGCATTTCCCGGCCCGTGCGAAAAACGTGATCTTTCTTTTCATGGCGGGCGGCCCCAGTCATCTAGACCTGTTCGACTTCAAGCCGGAATTGCAGAAACATGATGGGGAAGTCATTCCCGACAGCTACACGGAAGGCAAACGGTTCGCGTTTCTGAAGAAGAATGCGAAACTGCTGGGCACACGCCGGAAATTCCATCGAGCGGGGGAATGCGGCATGGAGCTATCCGAACTGCTACCGCATACAGCCTCCATCGCAGACGATATCTGCTTGATCCGCTCGATGAAGACGGACGTGTTCAACCATGGGCCCGCGAAATTATTTACCAACACGGGATCGTCACGGTTCGGCCGCCCGAGTATGGGCGCGTGGGTGACGTATGGAATCGGAAGCGAATCCAGCAATCTTCCCGGTTTCGTCGTCTTGCAATCCGGCCCGCGTGGCCCCCGAGGTGGTGCACCACTCTGGGGAAGCGGATTTCTTCCCACAACCTACCAGGGTGTTCCGTTTTTGAATGGGGCGGATCCCATTCTGAATCTTTCAAACCCGGCTGGTTTTGATGCTTCGGCTCAGGGGAAATTTGTGCAAACGGTGAATCAGATGAATTCGCTGCGTCACGAAACCGTCAACGATCCGGAAATCCGCACCCGAATCGCTGCCTACGAAATGGCTTATCGAATGCAGTCCAGCGCCCCCGAGCTGATGGACCTGCGTGGCGAAACCGAGACCACCCTCAATTCATACGGCGTCGATCCTGCGAAGCCATCTTTCGCGCGAAACTGTTTGCTCGCAAGACGTTTAGTCGAACAAGGTACGCGGTTCGTGCAACTGTATCACACCGACTGGGATCACCACGGCAATCCCGGAACCGATCTTGGTAAGTCATTGGATGCGCGATGTCGAGAGACGGATCAGGCTTCCGCTGCATTGGTCAAAGACTTGAAACAACGAGGATTGCTGGAGGACACATTGGTCATTTGGGGCGGCGAGTTTGGACGGACACCGCAAGGCGAACCACGAGACAGTCTTGGTCGTGACCATCACATCGATGCTTACTCACTCTGGATGGCGGGTGGTGGCGTGCAAGGTGGTCAAGTCATCGGAAGAACCGATGATCTCGGATATTTCGCGGTCGAGAATCCGGTGCATGTCCACGACTTCCAGGCAACAGTGCTCCATCTCCTGGGATTGGATCACGAACGGTTGACCTACCGCTTCCAAGGGCGTGATTTCCGTCTCACCGATGTAGCCGGTCACGTTGTCACGCAGGCTCTCCGTGCCAACGCGAAAACCTCGTAA
- the ruvX gene encoding Holliday junction resolvase RuvX: protein MNSEVETPTPAEFPTNGRLLGVDYGTKRVGLAVSSPDQKFAGPLENYNRRTEPLDAKHFLQVVSENRIKALVVGLPVHLSGDEGQKAKESREFGQWLADLTGLPIRYWDERYTSARAEEALLEAGLSKKKRQARLDKLAAQFMLQAYLDAPDREKSPESM, encoded by the coding sequence ATGAATTCCGAAGTCGAGACTCCCACCCCCGCTGAATTTCCCACCAACGGTCGTCTGTTAGGTGTTGACTACGGAACAAAACGCGTGGGCTTGGCGGTTTCGTCTCCGGATCAGAAATTCGCCGGTCCTCTGGAAAACTACAACCGACGCACTGAACCGCTCGATGCGAAACACTTCTTGCAAGTCGTTTCGGAGAATCGGATCAAGGCGTTGGTTGTTGGTTTGCCGGTTCATCTCAGTGGCGATGAAGGTCAAAAAGCGAAGGAATCTCGCGAGTTCGGGCAATGGCTCGCCGACCTCACTGGCTTGCCGATCCGCTATTGGGACGAGCGGTATACGTCCGCTCGTGCGGAGGAAGCGTTGTTGGAAGCCGGGTTGAGTAAGAAGAAGCGTCAGGCCCGTCTCGACAAGCTGGCGGCTCAATTCATGTTGCAGGCTTACCTGGACGCCCCCGATCGCGAGAAATCTCCGGAATCGATGTAG
- a CDS encoding HEAT repeat domain-containing protein, producing MRALETQFPRYWIALGSCLIVFGCGNGDVAESVEQLKSHETQTRQSGARTLAEMKGERKESIPALVESLNDTDADVRRLSAAALGRQGTTAIQAVPELIERLNREDDRSARLAVAYAIVQIDPSRVEPLEVLMESVRRREVGSLVKLQQMGPTAKQAVPLLTDVLRDPRSIIRLQAVKALGAIGSDAQPALPTLRRLANDPDVSIRDATTAAIQSIEQSGGEE from the coding sequence ATGAGAGCACTTGAAACTCAATTCCCCCGGTATTGGATCGCACTAGGATCGTGTTTGATCGTGTTCGGCTGTGGAAACGGTGACGTCGCGGAATCGGTCGAGCAATTGAAGTCCCATGAGACTCAAACTCGGCAATCTGGTGCACGAACATTGGCGGAGATGAAGGGGGAACGGAAGGAATCAATTCCCGCCCTTGTTGAGTCGCTGAACGACACTGACGCAGACGTTCGGCGACTTTCCGCGGCCGCACTCGGACGACAAGGTACAACCGCAATCCAAGCAGTTCCCGAGTTGATCGAACGACTGAACCGCGAGGACGATCGATCGGCACGACTGGCAGTGGCTTACGCGATCGTGCAAATCGATCCCAGCCGAGTGGAACCTCTGGAAGTATTGATGGAGTCTGTCCGGCGTCGCGAAGTCGGTTCTCTGGTCAAACTGCAACAGATGGGGCCGACCGCGAAACAGGCCGTTCCATTGCTCACGGATGTGCTCCGAGATCCTCGCAGCATCATCCGGTTGCAAGCCGTGAAAGCCCTCGGGGCGATTGGGTCCGACGCCCAACCTGCGTTGCCGACCTTGCGTCGTTTGGCGAACGATCCCGACGTTAGTATCCGCGACGCTACAACCGCAGCGATTCAGTCCATCGAACAATCCGGTGGAGAGGAATAA
- a CDS encoding class I SAM-dependent methyltransferase, with product MTAPNSDPETFAGHLENAVQAGTLISAVLSRPKNRQESARKITVSPLKIRGELLYQFAHRYDREETHENVTAEAVSERLQELIGTRYRDCHLMTTTADYQLRLNKKGHAKLSQSPPSHTSSLVTDHNRRKQHLIPDGEPCDFLAAIGVMTAEGRVKANRQRKFRQINRYLELVEHIIPSLPKDGPLNVVDFGCGKSYLTFALHHLLTKIHGRVVSIVGLDRKTAVLADCQRIASRLGLRGLRFEEGDIAAFDTNEPVHLAVSLHACDTATDDAIAQAVRWNANVILAVPCCQHELARKITPDWLAGMQQHGILQERLATLLTDSLRAKALEAVGYRTQVVEFIDMEHTAKNVLIRAVRREPTSENQQEAFREYQQLKQTAGLDEIYLDSVLDWASLSLD from the coding sequence ATGACGGCCCCGAATTCCGATCCCGAAACCTTCGCCGGACATCTCGAAAACGCAGTTCAAGCGGGGACTCTCATCAGTGCCGTGCTGAGTCGGCCCAAGAATCGGCAGGAATCCGCCCGCAAGATCACGGTGTCTCCGTTGAAGATCCGCGGCGAGCTGCTTTACCAATTCGCTCACCGATATGACCGTGAAGAAACTCATGAGAATGTGACGGCGGAAGCGGTTTCCGAGCGGTTGCAAGAATTGATCGGCACCCGGTATCGGGACTGTCATCTTATGACGACCACTGCCGACTACCAATTGCGTTTGAACAAGAAAGGGCATGCGAAGCTCAGTCAGTCGCCGCCGTCCCACACGAGTTCGCTGGTCACGGATCACAACCGACGCAAACAACACCTGATCCCCGATGGTGAACCATGCGACTTTCTCGCCGCCATTGGAGTCATGACCGCCGAAGGTCGAGTGAAGGCGAACCGACAACGCAAATTCCGACAAATCAATCGGTATCTGGAACTCGTCGAACATATCATTCCAAGCCTGCCAAAAGATGGTCCGTTAAATGTGGTCGACTTCGGATGCGGGAAAAGCTATCTCACATTCGCGTTACATCACCTTTTGACGAAAATTCACGGACGTGTTGTTTCCATCGTGGGCCTGGATCGCAAGACGGCTGTTCTGGCGGATTGTCAACGAATTGCCAGTCGGCTTGGACTTCGTGGGCTTCGTTTTGAAGAAGGGGACATCGCCGCGTTCGATACCAACGAACCCGTCCACCTGGCCGTTTCGCTCCACGCTTGCGACACCGCAACGGACGATGCCATCGCACAAGCCGTGCGGTGGAATGCCAACGTGATCCTCGCGGTTCCGTGCTGTCAGCACGAGTTGGCCCGAAAGATCACACCAGATTGGCTCGCGGGCATGCAACAACACGGCATTCTTCAAGAGCGTCTTGCGACCCTGTTGACCGATTCACTGCGTGCCAAAGCGTTGGAGGCAGTCGGCTATCGCACGCAGGTGGTCGAATTCATCGACATGGAACATACAGCGAAGAACGTGCTGATCCGTGCGGTGCGTCGAGAGCCGACGAGCGAGAATCAACAAGAAGCATTCCGTGAATATCAACAATTGAAGCAGACAGCGGGTCTCGACGAAATCTATTTGGACTCTGTGTTGGACTGGGCCTCTTTGTCGCTGGACTGA